In Halogeometricum sp. S1BR25-6, a single genomic region encodes these proteins:
- a CDS encoding KEOPS complex subunit Pcc1 encodes MSRRHDVTLSFRYPEERRARVVAESVRVEEGEIADARSSASVERDGRVVRVRVEASDLVALRAGVNTWTRLVGTAETVSERAA; translated from the coding sequence ATGTCCCGCCGCCACGACGTGACGCTCTCGTTTCGCTACCCCGAGGAGCGGCGCGCGCGGGTCGTCGCCGAGAGCGTCCGCGTCGAAGAAGGGGAGATAGCCGACGCCCGTTCGTCCGCGTCGGTCGAACGCGACGGCCGGGTCGTTCGGGTCCGCGTGGAGGCGTCCGACCTCGTCGCCCTCCGGGCGGGCGTGAACACGTGGACCCGCCTCGTCGGAACGGCCGAAACGGTCTCCGAGCGGGCGGCGTAG
- a CDS encoding DNA-directed RNA polymerase subunit P produces MSYKCSRCKRDVELDEYGGVRCPYCGHRVLLKERAPTVKEVPVR; encoded by the coding sequence ATGAGCTACAAGTGTTCTCGGTGCAAGCGCGACGTCGAACTCGACGAGTACGGCGGCGTGCGGTGTCCGTACTGCGGCCACCGCGTGCTCCTGAAAGAGCGCGCACCGACCGTCAAGGAAGTCCCGGTCCGGTAA
- a CDS encoding DUF2103 domain-containing protein: protein MDCGRCGTPLEKPGDYCLTCNTANCDTVVAVLDRDRATLTMLDDEEVVATTTVTTIPEDGEEAKVVELRNFAGLVADEIRRKRPEEVYAAGDRDVLRETRAQVHHEFYRVAGEDPVERVLERRGERSLEVVETPPREKLGGSHSTLIGDRKGRRAIGVVADHPHVKKVIPGPIDAGGMGSQKGLRAKVTRADANGNVRLLLRDGSSVQENRIVTTAMDKETGEFVREDLNEALREAELQD from the coding sequence ATGGACTGCGGGCGGTGCGGCACGCCGTTGGAGAAGCCGGGAGACTACTGTCTGACGTGCAACACCGCCAACTGCGACACCGTCGTCGCCGTCCTCGACCGGGACCGCGCGACGCTGACGATGCTGGACGACGAAGAGGTGGTGGCGACGACGACGGTGACGACTATCCCCGAGGACGGCGAGGAGGCGAAGGTGGTCGAACTGCGGAACTTCGCGGGCCTCGTCGCCGACGAGATACGGCGCAAGCGCCCCGAGGAGGTGTACGCCGCGGGCGACCGGGACGTACTCCGCGAGACCCGCGCGCAGGTGCACCACGAGTTCTACCGCGTCGCCGGCGAGGACCCCGTCGAACGCGTACTCGAACGCCGCGGAGAGCGTTCGCTGGAAGTCGTCGAGACGCCGCCGCGCGAGAAACTGGGCGGGTCGCACTCGACGCTCATCGGCGACCGGAAGGGCAGACGCGCCATCGGCGTCGTCGCCGACCACCCGCACGTGAAGAAGGTCATCCCCGGCCCCATCGACGCCGGGGGGATGGGGTCCCAGAAGGGCCTCCGCGCGAAGGTGACGCGCGCAGACGCCAACGGCAACGTCCGTCTTCTTCTTCGAGACGGGTCGAGCGTGCAGGAGAACCGCATCGTCACCACCGCCATGGACAAAGAGACGGGCGAGTTCGTCCGCGAGGACCTGAACGAAGCGTTGCGCGAGGCGGAGTTACAGGACTAA
- a CDS encoding DUF3194 domain-containing protein, whose product MPTDAEVVETAAEAAEGVIFARYKQSEVKDFDVTVTFEDGVLDVDVYVNAPADGESDPDAVADEAARTAQDAVDELFADDADADADPDANAA is encoded by the coding sequence ATGCCCACGGACGCAGAAGTCGTCGAGACGGCCGCCGAGGCGGCCGAGGGCGTCATCTTCGCGCGGTACAAACAGTCCGAGGTCAAAGACTTCGACGTGACGGTGACGTTCGAGGACGGCGTCCTCGACGTCGACGTCTACGTCAACGCTCCCGCCGACGGGGAGTCCGACCCGGACGCCGTCGCCGACGAGGCGGCGCGGACCGCGCAGGACGCCGTCGACGAACTGTTCGCGGACGATGCGGATGCGGACGCAGACCCGGACGCGAACGCGGCGTAA
- the truD gene encoding tRNA pseudouridine(13) synthase TruD, with product MREAHSLERRVGIDYYASDAEGTGGRLRVDPEDFRVREVEAMDPVDVDADPGDYPHLLLRATLREWDTNDFARRLSDAMGISRERVAWAGTKDKYAVTTQLFSVRDADPEAIPDVRDAEIDVLGRVGRDLGFGDLAGNDFEVRVRDADDPENAAAVTADLTEFLTGERSDDPAGETAAVAVPNYFGHQRFGSRRPVTHVVGLHVARGEWREAVLAYVGNPAEAEPEGTREARRFVDEQADSESPDWRACLEEMPHRLRYERSMLHRLAEDGAETEEEWRHALEAVPRNLQRLFVNAAQSYAFNRIISERLERGLPLTEPVEGDVVCFADRDVPDRLYRADPDRTQVATGRRVDVMARHCERGRAFVTAPLVGTDTELADGEPGEVERAVLDELDLDPSDFELPGEFDSSGTRRAVLLRTDVETTVDADADAYELDFSLPSGSYATVLLREFLKATPTDL from the coding sequence ATGCGCGAGGCTCACTCACTCGAACGGCGCGTCGGCATCGACTACTACGCGAGCGACGCCGAGGGCACGGGCGGCCGCCTCCGCGTCGACCCCGAGGACTTCCGCGTCCGCGAGGTGGAGGCGATGGACCCCGTCGACGTCGACGCCGACCCCGGCGACTACCCGCACCTCCTCCTGCGCGCGACGCTCCGCGAGTGGGATACGAACGACTTCGCGCGCCGCCTCTCGGACGCGATGGGCATCAGCCGCGAACGCGTCGCGTGGGCGGGCACGAAGGACAAGTACGCCGTCACGACACAGTTGTTCTCGGTTCGGGACGCCGACCCCGAGGCGATTCCCGACGTGCGCGACGCGGAGATAGACGTACTCGGACGAGTCGGGCGCGACCTCGGATTCGGTGACCTGGCGGGCAACGACTTCGAGGTGCGCGTCCGCGACGCCGACGACCCGGAGAACGCCGCCGCGGTGACGGCCGACCTGACCGAGTTCCTGACCGGCGAGCGCAGCGACGACCCCGCGGGCGAGACGGCCGCCGTCGCCGTCCCCAACTACTTCGGCCACCAGCGCTTCGGCAGTCGTCGACCAGTCACGCACGTCGTCGGCCTGCACGTCGCCCGCGGCGAGTGGCGCGAGGCCGTCCTCGCCTACGTCGGCAACCCCGCCGAGGCCGAACCCGAGGGAACCCGCGAGGCCCGACGGTTCGTCGACGAACAGGCCGACTCCGAGAGCCCCGACTGGCGGGCCTGCTTGGAGGAGATGCCGCACCGCCTGCGCTACGAGCGGTCGATGCTGCACCGCCTCGCCGAGGACGGCGCCGAGACGGAGGAGGAGTGGCGGCACGCCCTCGAAGCGGTGCCCAGAAACCTCCAGCGCCTGTTCGTCAACGCCGCGCAGTCGTACGCGTTCAACCGCATCATTTCGGAGCGTCTGGAACGGGGACTCCCGCTGACCGAACCCGTCGAGGGCGACGTGGTCTGCTTCGCCGACCGCGACGTGCCGGACCGCCTCTACCGCGCGGACCCCGACCGGACCCAAGTCGCGACGGGGCGCCGCGTCGACGTGATGGCCCGCCACTGCGAACGCGGCCGGGCGTTCGTCACCGCGCCCCTCGTCGGCACCGACACCGAGTTGGCCGACGGCGAACCCGGCGAGGTGGAACGCGCGGTGCTCGACGAACTCGACCTTGACCCCTCGGACTTCGAGTTGCCCGGCGAGTTCGACTCCTCGGGGACGCGGCGGGCCGTCCTCCTGCGGACCGACGTCGAGACGACCGTCGACGCCGACGCGGACGCCTACGAACTCGACTTCTCGCTGCCCTCGGGGTCGTACGCGACCGTGCTTCTCAGGGAGTTCCTGAAAGCGACGCCGACCGACCTCTGA
- a CDS encoding 50S ribosomal protein L37ae: protein MAENKARQTGSAGRFGARYGRVARRRVKEIEAEMRSAKVDGEDVTRVGTGIWKNEKTGEKFTGGTYRPETPGGKQVRRSIRAALSSDGEEEDDE from the coding sequence ATGGCCGAAAACAAAGCGCGACAGACGGGGAGCGCCGGACGCTTCGGCGCGCGCTACGGACGCGTCGCCCGCCGCCGCGTGAAGGAGATCGAAGCCGAGATGCGCAGCGCGAAGGTCGACGGCGAGGACGTCACCCGCGTCGGCACCGGCATCTGGAAGAACGAGAAGACGGGCGAGAAGTTCACCGGCGGCACGTACCGCCCCGAGACGCCCGGCGGCAAGCAGGTCCGCCGCTCCATCCGCGCCGCCCTCTCCAGCGACGGCGAGGAAGAGGACGACGAGTAA
- the pth2 gene encoding peptidyl-tRNA hydrolase Pth2 → MKQAIVARADLGMGRGKLAAQVAHASLSAYEDTDRKARTEWKGSGQKKVVLKANGEDELFRLADDAERQGLPHAIIRDAGHTQLDPGTVTCLAVGPGRDELVDKVTGDLSLY, encoded by the coding sequence ATGAAACAGGCCATCGTCGCCCGGGCGGACCTCGGCATGGGCCGCGGCAAACTCGCCGCGCAGGTCGCCCACGCCAGTCTCTCGGCGTACGAGGACACCGACCGAAAGGCGCGGACGGAGTGGAAGGGTTCCGGACAGAAGAAGGTCGTTCTGAAGGCGAACGGCGAGGACGAACTGTTCCGTCTCGCGGACGACGCCGAGCGTCAGGGGCTCCCGCACGCCATCATCCGGGACGCGGGGCACACCCAGTTGGACCCGGGGACCGTAACCTGCCTCGCCGTGGGGCCGGGTCGGGACGAGTTGGTCGACAAGGTGACCGGCGACCTTTCGCTGTACTGA
- a CDS encoding prefoldin subunit beta, with translation MQGNLPPEAQEKLEELQDLQETAQKVSAQKQQAESTLNESQTALEALDDIDEDTLMYREVGELLVETEYEAAHDDLSEKVESLEVRVEQLQKQEERVQEQFEDLQSELQQMLQGGAGGAGGGPMGPGGAGGA, from the coding sequence ATGCAGGGTAATCTACCGCCTGAAGCACAGGAGAAGCTCGAAGAACTGCAGGACCTTCAAGAGACCGCACAGAAGGTTTCCGCGCAGAAACAGCAGGCCGAGTCCACGCTCAACGAGTCGCAGACGGCCCTGGAAGCCCTCGACGACATCGACGAGGACACGCTCATGTACCGCGAAGTCGGCGAACTCCTCGTCGAGACGGAGTACGAGGCGGCCCACGACGACCTGAGCGAGAAGGTCGAGAGCCTCGAAGTCCGCGTCGAGCAGCTCCAGAAGCAAGAAGAGCGCGTCCAAGAGCAGTTCGAGGACCTCCAGAGCGAACTTCAGCAGATGCTGCAGGGCGGTGCCGGCGGCGCGGGCGGCGGCCCGATGGGCCCCGGCGGCGCGGGTGGCGCGTAA
- a CDS encoding PAS domain-containing sensor histidine kinase, translating to MRDFAASDSQSLLQILENVNDVITVRDAETGETLAVSGAVEEVYGYTPEEFRDLPIEAYSAGPPEYSEDRAHELIEEAKRTGESTFEWKAKRADGTEFWVDIDISKTDIDGRAVLVSVIRDVTDRKEHELELERYKRLVSLISDPVFTFDGEDRIDYVNEATLDLTGYSREELIGAHPTKLALSSTTSREHLEAIHGLQGSEQDSVRLEGTITRADGSERTVESHMALLPPRGDASFGGAVGVARDITRRKHREEKLERFASVLSHDLRNPLNAAMAQLTLLREVEGCDNEYVDTLEDLTDRMAEIIDDVLTLAREGRYVTDPETFPLSAAVEEAWNTVDSPAATLVVADDLGVVEGDRRRVRRLLENLFDNATRHGGETVTVTVDRLDDGFAVTDDGPGIPAEEREDVFEYGYSTADDGTGFGLNIVAEIVDAHDWDVAVSEGDDGGARFEVTGVSD from the coding sequence ATGAGGGACTTCGCGGCGTCCGACTCGCAGTCGCTTCTCCAGATACTGGAGAACGTCAACGACGTCATCACGGTCCGGGACGCCGAGACCGGCGAGACGCTGGCGGTCAGCGGCGCCGTTGAGGAGGTGTACGGCTACACCCCCGAGGAGTTCCGCGACCTACCCATCGAAGCCTACAGCGCCGGCCCGCCGGAGTACTCCGAGGACCGCGCCCACGAACTAATCGAGGAGGCGAAGCGGACGGGGGAGAGCACGTTCGAGTGGAAGGCCAAACGCGCCGACGGCACCGAGTTCTGGGTCGACATCGACATCTCGAAGACCGACATCGACGGTCGGGCGGTGCTCGTGAGCGTCATCCGCGACGTGACCGACCGCAAGGAGCACGAACTCGAACTCGAACGGTACAAACGACTCGTCTCGCTCATCTCCGACCCGGTGTTCACGTTCGACGGAGAGGACCGCATCGACTACGTGAACGAGGCGACGCTGGATCTGACCGGCTACTCGCGCGAGGAACTGATCGGCGCGCACCCGACGAAACTGGCGCTCAGTTCCACGACGTCGCGCGAACACCTCGAGGCCATCCACGGCCTCCAGGGGTCCGAACAGGACTCGGTCCGTCTGGAGGGGACTATCACCCGCGCGGACGGGAGCGAGCGCACCGTCGAATCGCACATGGCGCTGTTGCCCCCGCGGGGCGACGCGTCGTTCGGCGGCGCGGTCGGCGTCGCCCGCGACATCACCCGCCGGAAACACCGAGAGGAGAAACTCGAACGGTTCGCCAGCGTGCTCAGCCACGACCTGCGAAACCCGCTGAACGCCGCGATGGCGCAGTTGACGCTCCTTCGGGAGGTCGAGGGCTGCGACAACGAGTACGTCGACACGCTGGAGGACCTGACCGACCGGATGGCCGAGATAATCGACGACGTGCTGACGCTAGCCCGCGAGGGCCGGTACGTCACCGACCCCGAGACGTTCCCGCTCTCGGCGGCCGTCGAGGAGGCGTGGAACACCGTCGATTCCCCCGCGGCCACCCTCGTCGTCGCCGACGACCTCGGGGTCGTCGAGGGCGACAGGCGGCGCGTCCGCCGCCTCTTAGAGAACCTCTTCGACAACGCGACCCGCCACGGCGGGGAGACGGTCACCGTCACGGTCGACCGCCTCGACGACGGGTTCGCCGTCACCGACGACGGACCGGGCATCCCCGCCGAGGAGCGCGAGGACGTGTTCGAGTACGGCTACTCGACGGCGGACGACGGAACGGGCTTCGGACTCAACATCGTCGCCGAGATAGTCGACGCCCACGACTGGGACGTCGCCGTCTCCGAGGGCGACGACGGCGGCGCCCGCTTCGAGGTCACCGGCGTGTCCGACTGA